Genomic DNA from Haloarcula marina:
CCGCGAGACCCGTATTGGCGGCCGGTTCGACCCACCAAAACAGTGAACTGTTCCCGCGGCCGAGGATACGCGTATCGCGAATGCCGCCGGAGACAGACGACTCGACAGACCCCAGTTCGCTCGTCGCGGACGTGCTGACGGGGTCTGAAGTGGACACGGACCGGGTTCCCACGTTGTTGGGTTTCCTCGACGTGGGGGACCGGCAGGTCCGTCTCGGGTCGGCGGCGGCCCTCTGCGTGGTCGCCGACGAGCATCCCGACATCGTCGGATATCTCGCCGGGCGACTCGCCGACCGGGCCGACGGGGAAACCGGCCTCGCGGCGGCCCTCGCACTCGACTACCTCGCCGCCCTCGACCCGGACACCGTCGCGGACGAACTCGAAGGTGACGACGCGCGACCGACGTACGGCGTCGAGCGGTCCGCGCCGACCCGTGAGGGGCAGTCGAACCGCGATATCGGCCGGACGCGCCTCGCGGGGACGGGGTCGGACTACGGCCCCCGGCAGGTGTACACCGACGACGGTGAGGAGAACGGGGACAGTGACGCGGGAGGTGGGGGTGGGGAGGACAGCGATTCGGACGCGGGCCGGACCATCGGCCAGCGGCCGCCGGCCAACGACGCCGAGTGGTTCTCGCTGGTGACCTACGAGAGTCGCTTCGACGACTTCACTATCCTGTCGCCGCGGGACCGCGGGCGGTACGGCGACTCCTACCGCACGCTCGGGATGGCCGACGACGAGGAGTACGCGGTGTCGTTACGTCTGCTTCGCAGCGACGCGGCCTCGTCGTTCGTCGAGGCGCTCCGGTCACAGCTACGGACGTGGACCTCTGTCAGCGACGCCGAGAACGTCGTGTCGGTGTACGACTGGAACACGGCCCCCCTGCCGTGGCTCGCCGCAGAGTACGCCGACGAGACGCTCGCCGAGCGGTCCCGGTTCCCGCCGCCCGAGGCCGCGTGGCAGGCCGAGCAACTGGCGAGCGCACTCGCGACACTGCACGAACGCGGGGTCGTCCACGCGGGCATCGACGCGCAGGCCGTCGCCTACTACGGGAACGTCCTCACCGAGGACGACCGTCAGCCCCCGATGCTCGACAGCGTCGGTCTCCTGCACGTCTACCGGCAGTACGCCGACCCGTCGAACTTCCTCGACCCGCGGTACGCGGCCCCAGAGTATTACGAACGGCGCTTCGGCCGCATTGACCACGCGACGGACATCTACCAGTTGGGTGCCGTCTGCTACCGACTGTTCACGGGCCGACCACCCTACACGGGGTCGTTCGCGGCGGTCCGCGACGCCGTCATCGACGGTCCGCCGCCGACGCCCAGCGACGTGGCCGACGTGCCGACGGCCGTCGACGACATCGTCGGGAAAGCGATGGCGACGCAGAAACTCAGACGCTACGAGACGGCCGCACACGTAGCGCAAGAGCTACGTGCGCTCCGGGAACCACAGGAGAACGATGCAAAGTAGCGTCTCCGTCGGGTTGCCGTTCGCGCCGAACAACCCGAATCTGACGTTCATCTTCTTCATCGCATTGACGCTGCTCATCGTCTTGGGCCTCCGATTCACGTTCTACGCGTACCTGAATCGGCGGGCGAGTGACCTCGTGGCCGAACACCGTCTGTGGGACTACCTCGCCGTCGTCGGCCTCCTCGCCGTCGGGTTCGCCGTCCTCGGACTGGTCGAAATCCTGACCACGTTCGTCCTGCCGTTCAAGAGCGCGCTGTTGCTCGCGACGGTGTTCTTACTCGCGGTGACGATGCGGGTGCTGTACCGGAGCGTCGTCCCCGCGACGAGCGACGGAAGCGGCCGGACCGAACGAGTCCTCTCCCGGGCGGCCGTCGTCGCCGTTGTCGTCGTCTTCCTCGGGATGGCGTCGGTCGGCCGTCACCCCCTACTCGTGGCGGTGATGGGCGGAAGCGCGCTCACCTTCGCCGTCGCCGGGTTCTCGTTCGGCCGCC
This window encodes:
- a CDS encoding serine/threonine protein kinase encodes the protein MPPETDDSTDPSSLVADVLTGSEVDTDRVPTLLGFLDVGDRQVRLGSAAALCVVADEHPDIVGYLAGRLADRADGETGLAAALALDYLAALDPDTVADELEGDDARPTYGVERSAPTREGQSNRDIGRTRLAGTGSDYGPRQVYTDDGEENGDSDAGGGGGEDSDSDAGRTIGQRPPANDAEWFSLVTYESRFDDFTILSPRDRGRYGDSYRTLGMADDEEYAVSLRLLRSDAASSFVEALRSQLRTWTSVSDAENVVSVYDWNTAPLPWLAAEYADETLAERSRFPPPEAAWQAEQLASALATLHERGVVHAGIDAQAVAYYGNVLTEDDRQPPMLDSVGLLHVYRQYADPSNFLDPRYAAPEYYERRFGRIDHATDIYQLGAVCYRLFTGRPPYTGSFAAVRDAVIDGPPPTPSDVADVPTAVDDIVGKAMATQKLRRYETAAHVAQELRALREPQENDAK